The genomic DNA TGGGCGTGAGGCGGTGTTGTTCCTCGTTCGGGTGAAGCAGCTAGTAGAAGACCCCGAACGGTTGTTGCTGGAGGGGTAGTTACTTTATCAGCGTACTCACCGCGTTCAGAATGCGCCGACGGTATGGCAGCCACTTATCGCCTTCATAGGCGCAGTACACGCGGTTGCTGAGTAGCACGATGAAAAACTCCGGCTGGCGATTCAGTAACAGCGCGGTGCCCGTAAAACCGGAATGACCGATACAGCTTTCGGGGAGCAGGTTCGCCCTGGGGAGCATGTCGTTGGGATGGGTGAACCAGCCGAAGCTTTGCCCGCCGATGCCCGCAATCTGATTGCGGAACATCTGCTCTACAGTCATTCTGCCCAGAACGTCGTCGCCTCCGCGCAGCAGAGCCTGGCAGAAGCGAGCGAGGTCGTCGGCGGTAGAAAACAGCCCTGCGTGTCCGCTCACACCGCCCATCGCCCAGGCGTTGGCATCGTGTACCTGCCCGCGCAGGATTTGCCCTCTGCGCCAGGGGCAGTTGGCGGTAGCCGCTACACGGTGCAGCAACTCTTCGCCCGGATTGTAGAGGGTGCTGGTCATTCCGACGGGCAGGAAGATGCGCTCCCGCGCGTAGTCGTCGAGGCTTTTGCCTGTAGCGCGCCGGACGATTTCGCCCAGCAGGATATAGTTCAGGTCGCTGTATTCGTACTCCACCTCAGGCAGGCGCAATGGAGGGGTCTGCAGTACCGCCTGAACCAGTGCGTCACCCTGTGCCTGCTCGTAAAAAGGCTTCCATGCAGGCAGTCCCGACGTATGGGTGAGCAAGTGGCGCAGACGGACGCGTTTGAACCACGCTGGGGCTTCCTCGATAATCGAAGACACCGGTGCCTCCAGCTGCAGCGCTCCTTCTTCCACCAGAGCCATCACACTGGAGGCGCACGCCACTGGCTTGGTGAGTGAGGCGAGGTCAAAGAGCGTTGCGGTGTCGACAGGTGTTTGTTTTTCCGGGTCTGCCAGCCCCGCGCTGACGGTATGCCATATCGACCTCGAATCGCCCACTACGGCGACACAGCAGGAGTAGATTTGCGATGGTATGCCTTGCTCCAGAAGTGTCTGTACTTTCTTCCAGCGCGATGCGTTACCCATTATTCTTTCACCGCAGTGATGTCTGCACTGCAGATGCGCGATAGCAGTGTTCTCTGCAGCTCCTCCGGCAGCACACGCAGGGCTTCAGGAAGGGCAGAGAGGTCATCGCGCAGATAGCGGTACTTAAGGGTGATGTTCGGCTCTTTGAACCCTGCCTCCTCCAACATCTGGCGGTAGGCGTCGATAGACAGTGCTCCAGCCACACAGCCTGTCCAACTCAGCGCGGCACGAACTTGTTCTTCCGCGATGGGCAGGTCATCGAAGCCTCTATCCACCACGATGTCGCTTATCGCCAGCCTGCCGCCCGGTTTCAGCACGCGCCAGATTTCGCGGAATGCGCGCGCCTTGTCCGGCACGAGGTTGAGCACGCAATTGGAGATAATCACATCCACGCTGGCGTCGGGCAGAGGGATGGCTTCGATTTCGCCTTTGATGAAGCGCACATTGGTGATACCCGCCTTCTCTGCGTTGCGTGTGGCGAGGGCAATCATCTCGTCCGTCATATCCAGTCCGTATACCAGCCCTGATGAACCCACCAGCCGAGCAGCAAGAAACGCGTCTATGCCACCCCCGGAGCCGAGGTCCAGCACCACCTCGCCTTGCTGGATATTGGCTATCTTCACCGGCGCGCCACAACCCAGCGAGCTGCTGGCAGCCTCCTGGGGTATCTGCGCCAGCTCCTCCGGGGTATATCCCAACCGGGTTGGGTCCTCCACGCAAGCCTCCTCGCAGCAGCTGGTACTAGTGGACGGTGCGCAGCAACCTGCTCCTTGGGCAGCTTGCTGAGCAATACGACCATAGCGGTCTCTTACCGCCTTGCGAATGGTTGTCGGGTCGATGCGGCTCGTTGTCATGACACTCCTCCCAATGATGCGGCACCGCGAAGAGCGTTGTGAAGCTCCTGAAGGATACGTTCTACTTCTTCGTGTCGTATGAAGTAGTACGCCCACAGTCCACGCCTTTCCGAATCGATTAGACCGGCTTCACGCAGGATGTTCAGATGGTGTGAAACGGTCGGCTGTTTGACAGGTAGAGCCGCCTCCAGGTCGCAAACGCAGACCTTACCCTCGTATTGCGCCAGGATATACAGTATCTGCAGGCGAACAGGGTGCGCCAGCGCCTGCATGGTGCGACTGAGCGGCTGAGCGCGCTCGGCAGGCAAAGTCAACCGCACCCCTTCTGCGCAACACCGACTTCCCCGCTTACGAAGTGTGACAGGTACCTGAGCCATGTCTTCACCACCGCGTTCTGGCTATTGCAAGTATACCACAATATATTGACAAACTTCAATGCATCTTCGCTTTTGCAAAAGAAAGCAAAGCTTTCGCCAGTCTGTTAAGCCCCTGCTGTCCCCCCGCAAGCGGGGGGACAGGTACATATCCTTCGCGCGGGTGGGGCAATTTCGACTTTGGCTGTTCGGGAGAATTGCTACTCCCCAGCGCCGTGCGACAGGTATGCTTCCACCATAATCAGATAGTGCTCACCCACCTGCTGCACAATCTGCAGCAGGTCCTGCATGGTAGAGACCTCTTCCACTTGCTCCTTCACAAACCAGTCAAGGAACTCCTGGGCGGCGTAGTCTTTCTGCTCGATAGCCATCGTCATCAGGTCGTTGATGTGCTTGGTTACCTCCAGTTCCCACTGCAGAGCGAGGCTTACTGCTTCTTCGGCGCTCTGGAAATCGCTTTTCGGGGCTTCAATAGCAGGCACCTCTACCTTGCCGCTCACATCATTCAGGTACTCTACAAACTTCATCGCGTGTTCGCGCTCTTCTTCGGATTGCTTGAAGAACAGCGCAGCCAGCTTCTTCAGCGCACGTCCGTCAAAGTAGGACGCAATGGCGATATACTGATGCGACGCGAACAGCTCGCGTCCAATCTCCTCGTTAAAGGCTTTGTTCAATTCCGGGCTGATAAGCATCGTTCTCCTCCTCTTTGTTTCCGCAGGGTGTTGCGGGATTCGTATTCTGCCAGAGTTTACTCGTTTTGCATCTGCTTTTTCAAGCGCTGGTAGAAGCGACGCACTTTTCGGCGATTTTTGGTGACATCGGGCGAAGCCTGCAGGGCGTGCACCAGATCACGGCATTGCTCATAAGAGAGGTAGGGAATCATCTCTTTCGCGCGAGAAATACAGTGGGGAGGTAGCAACAGTTCGCTGATGCCCACACCCACAGCCAGGGGTATCAGCCACTCGCTTTCCGCTCCCAGCACGATGCCCCGCGCCAGCAACCGTGCCTGTGCAAACAGTGTGAGGTGCTCTATTTCTTGCAGCCACCCTGCCTGCAACCACGAGCGCGCTTCTGCTTCCCGCAGGTACACGGCGCGGATGTTGGCGACATCAGGGATGTCGGGCAGCGGGGAAAAAGATGTCCATCCGCCCAGCAGTGCCTCCTGAAAGAGCAAAGCGCCCTGTTCGTCCTCGATGTGGCTCTGTGCCTGTTGCAGGTTATCCATGAAGGCGGCTACCTCGCTTTCATGCAGGGATGGTAGCACGAACGTAATGACTGCCTGCAGGGTGCACTCGGCGATGGCGCGCCAGATGGCGTCGTCGGGCAGGGCAGGCAGCTCCAGCAGTAAGCACTTACCTGCTGCACCCTGCAACAGCGCGTGCAGAGCCGCCGGGTTCAACAGGCACTGCTCGCTGGCGTAAGCGTCCAGGAACGCGCCGTCCGCCCCAGCTTCCAATGACTGCACCGCACTTTGCCAGTCTTCGCTGACGGCGATAGTGCGCACAGGATGGTCATCTAGTGTGCGAGCGGTCTCGTGGGTTAAACCGAGCACATAGCGTTTGCCGCTCGGGTGTATCTCGAGCCTCTGGTACTGCGTCATCAGGCGCATATCGGGGTCCACAATGAGCACCCCGCGATCGGCATCTACAACCACGATGTCGCCGTCGCGTACGTTCAGCAGCAGCTGGTTCACTCCCACCAGCGCAGGCACACCGATAGCGCCTCCTTCGGGGAGAGCGGGGCTCTCCGCCACTATCGCGCTCACACCCGCACCCGCTCGCCAGAGCGCCTCACCCAATGCGATGTCACGACATACCGCCACGAACCCCAGATGTTCCCGATGGCGCGACTCGTAAGCAGTGAAAAGATCCAGGGTAGCCCGTAAATCGCTGGCTCGCAGCACCATTGCTGTGCCCACAGCGATGCCACGTGAGACCGGTTCTCCAGTGAGCTTCAACATCGTTTGCTCACCTCGTCACTGAACCCTGTTGGGGCGGTGGAGCAGGTGTGGGAGTCTCCTCTGCGGTTTCTTCTTCCTCTTCAACGAATATCACCATCTTGCCCGGCTGCGTAATCTTCAGCCACTCGTCGCCTTCCTTCACCGAGACAAGGATTTCGGGGGCGATGAGCTCCTGTCCTTTCTCGTCCACCCCATGTACCTCACCGACCAGCTGCACCTGCTCCGTGCGCGAGTTGTAAATCGCCTTCTGCGCGGTGAGGGTACGTGTTTTGCCGTTCTCCTTCAGCAGCTGCACCATCTTCAGGTTGCCGGTCAGCGTGATGATTTTCTTCTGGTACAGGTTCTCAGCGCGGTCGCAGGTGATTTGCACCGGCTCGCGCATTTCGGTCTTGAGGGAGCGGGTTTCTTCGCTGGTGGGCTGCGTGTCTGCTTGCTGCGATTCTTTGGGCTTCACTAGGATTTGGACGTTGCCTTCCAGGATAGCTCGCTTCTCTTTGAGCTCGATAGTGAGCCTGTCGGCAGATAGCTCCACGCGCGGGTCGGTGACGCGCAAATTGCCCGTGGCGTGGATGACCTGCGCCTCGATATCCTGCTGTGCGCGGTCAGCGGTCATCACCGTATCGCCATCGCGGATCACCAGCCCTTCGCCGATGCGCGTTTTGCCCTGCTGTTCCTCTAACCGTTTGAACTCCACCTCCACCCGCCGGGTTTTGGTCTGCTTTTCGTGCGCGTTCTGCTTCGGAGGCTCCGCTTGTAGAAAGGCAACAGGTTCCAGAGAGGTGCGCATCACCAGCCGCACCCCTTCGGCTACGAGACGCTTTTCACCGCCCAGATAGTGCAAAGCCTGCGCAGTGAACTCACCGTCGCGCAGAGAGCCCCGAATGATACCCGTGCACTGCAGCTCGCGCGTCTGGTCACGCCATGTGGCTTGCGAGCAGGTTATCTGTACGGGGTTGCTGTGCAGGCGAGCATCTGCCACCTGAAGGAAACGCGATGCGCCTTCGTATACCGCTTGCGCAGCGGTCAATCGCCATGCGGGCTTACCGTCTTCGTAGAGCACCGCTTCTTGCACGCCGTCAATCAGCCATCGCTGGCGGTCACGGGAAAGGTCGGCGCGTTTCACCTTCATCCGCCACAGCGGCTGATTGAGCTGGCGGGCGCGCACTTCCGTTTCCGTAAAACGTACCAGCACATTGCCCATGCCCGCATCGGCGTAGAGGGGGTTGAGGCGTGCAAACGGGTCTATCTGCTGAAGCCGGTGGACACACCACGCCAGCCCGGCAATGCACATCAGGGCAAGAGCCGAAGGTATCGCCGCACGCCAGTTTCTCATTTCCGTTTGTTAGACGAGTAGGACGGGAACAGGTTATCGTCTGGAACGCGCCAGCCACTTTTGCCAGATTTGAGGGTCGGCGAGCATCTTGATGAACACGCCACCTACCACCGACCGCGCCTGAAAACCTACCTGCCTTCCGTCGTGCGTCCAGTACCAGTCAGTGAGTGGAACCCGGCTGGGTGTCTCGTTCATCCACCGCCATATCGCGTCAATGAACAGGTTGAAATCCTCACGCGACTCCGCCAGCGTGGCGGTCCACACTGTCCAGTCCAGCTTGGTGTACTGGCTTCGGTTGTCCAGCGGCAGCCCATATGGGTTCATCTTCGTTTTATAATACGCAATCTCTTTGCGAGCGACTTCCTTCGGGAAGAGGTGCAGACCTAGCAGCTCATCCCAAACAAGATTGTACTTCTGGCTCCAGGTGCCGGGTTTGTCGAAAGCAAGGCGATAGTGGTCGCCGTCATCCGCCATGCGCATCCATTGCTGCGCCATCTGCTGCGCTATCTGGTGGTACTCTTCGGCGCGGCCGGTGTCGCCTACCATCCGGCAGAGCATCGCGTAGCCGCCTAGAGCCAGTATCGCTTTCAGTGAGAGATTGGTATTGTGCGCGAGGTGTCCGGCGAAGTCATCAGTGCAGAGCTGGTTTTCAGGGTCCAGTCCCTTTTCGCGCAGGTACTCTGCCCATCGTGTTAACAGGTTCCAGTACTTTTTCGCGTAATCGGCGTTGCCTTCCGCCTTTGCTAGTGCAGCCACCATCAGCAGCATGTTGCCGCACTCTTCCACCGGCATCTGGTTCTCTTCAGAACGCTCTCCGCCGCCGTATACCTGTCCATTCGCTTGCGGATAGGTTCCCAAATCGTGCGGGGCGAAGGGGAACTTCCAGCGCGGCGAGCGGGCGTAGTCCAGCACAGGCGTGAGCATTGCCTTCAGCAGTTCGGGGTTGAACAGCAAGAAGAACGGCGACGAAGGGTAGGTGACGTCGACGGTGGCGATGCAGCCGTTGCTGAAGTTCTCCTTCGAGAAGAAGAGCGGCGTGCCGTCGAAGTCCGCCACCAGCTTGTGCGCGGCGAGACACTGCCGGTAAGCCAGCACGCACAGGTCGGCATATTTTTCGCCTCCCACGCGCTTCAGGTCTTCTACCAGTTCCGCGTCGAACCGGGCGCACTCTTGCTGCAGGCTGGGTAGCTCTCGCTCCGCGAGCCGGAGCAGTTCATCCACCTCCATACCCGCCCTGCGCCAGTAGGGACGCAGCTTGCGGTGGAAGTACTCGGTGGAATAGAGGTCGTCGTAAGCAATGAGCACATGCCGCGAAACGGGTTGCTGTCCCACCTTCCCGAGGTGAAGTGCGCACGCCAGCACCACCCAGTCGTCGTGCGCGGCGCGCGGCATTCGCAGGTCATCAGAGTCGGGCAGCGTACCCCTTTGCGCGAAGGACAGACGGCTAAGGTGCTCGGCGGTCATCACCGTCTGGTCGCCCGCCTGAGCAGGCACCGCCAGATACAGGTATCCCCAGTCAATGCGCAGGTTGTCGCCCGCTTTTTCCAGTACCGGTTGTTGCACCGTGCCTACGCGCATCACTTCCATACCCTCTAGCCGGAAGCGCGACCAGACCACCCTCTGGTCGGTGGTGTTCACCGCCCATTCCGCGGAAGCATCCAGATACAGCGACACCTCATGGGTTTTGCCATCGGTGGAGCGCGCCTGCCAGACGATATAGGTCACCGGGCGGGAGAGTATATCCAGGTCGTAGGGCAGGGCAGGAGTGAAGAAGGTAAGCTGTAATTCCACACCTTCGGCTTCAAAGGTGTAAATAGTTCGCGTGGGCAGCACCTGCAGACTCGCCTGCTGCATTGCGGGCACGTTTTCGGGGCGCACCCCTATAAAACGATACGGCTTGCCATCTACGCGCGCCAGCCCGCACAGGGCATGATTTGTCCCTGTCCAGTGCTTGCTCCAGCTGTCGGTAAGCTGGTCTGTTGTACTCCACACGCTAAAATAGGGGTCGTGTGTGACCAGAGGAACAGCTGGGGGACGCAAAGTTTTCTGTGCTTCTACAGAAACACCACTCTCTGCTGCAGCTGCTACAGCAAAAGCGCACACCACCAGTACAACAAGAAACATCTCTGCAGGGTACAACCGCCTCCTCCTCTCTGAAGCAAAGCGTTTACGGGCAGATGTCGTGAGGTGGCGGTGGTGGTGTGCCCTGTGAGTAGACAGTCACAACGCCGACGTTGATGATATTGCCCTGGGGTGCAGGCAGGTTAAAGGCACAACCCTGCACGTTTCGCCCGCCGTAGCCAACAACCTCGTAATACTCGTTCGCGCGATTGCTCACATCCACTTTGAAAGAGTTAGGTACTGTGCCGCTACCTATATCGATGGTGAAACTGCCGTCGCTGCGGCTCAGTGCGCTAGCTACGCTAACACCGTTAGAGAACACGATAATGCGTATACCGGAGACCGCTCGTCCCTGCTCATCCTGCACGGAGCCCTGCACGAGTAATCCAGTTGGTAGTCCTCCGCCGGTTCCGGCGCCTCCTCCGCCGCATCCGCTCAGTGTGGTCAATGCTGCCAGCGCCAGCGCAGCCATCGCCGCCAGCGCGGCCACCATGCGAAACGAGTTCCCTGTTGCCTGTCGCAAAGCCTGTTCCTCCCTTTGTGTCTCTCACAAGTTGTCGAGCAAACGCCGATTCTTTTTTGCGACGCCGCCTGCGCAGATTCCTGCAACCGCTACCGCGTCAGGTTCACGTTCACCGTTACCGGTTGATTCTGCGCGGTGAGAGTTATCTCCTGCTATGGTTCGGAACCAAGCGAAGGCATTCTACTGCGGTTGCATCTGTAACCACTCGTCCCAATACGTGGCGCGAGCAAACGCCAGCAGTCCGTAGCGCGTTTCGAAGCCGCCGGGCGTCGGCACGTAGATAGACAACCCGTGCGAGCGGTTCACACGACGGCTGCTGTGCGCCTCTGCAATCACTGCCTGCGACAGCGCGTTCTGCACGCCGTTGAGTGCGTCGGTGAGTTCGGGCGAGCTGGGCAACCGGACACGCAATTGCTCAGTATAGTCCCACAGGTCCTTGTAGGTATACTCGGCATAAGCCTGCGCACTATCACGAGATGCAGCAACAAGAACTGGGTGGTCAATGGCGACTACTGACAAGGTGTGTGCCAATCTACTTACTGTTTGTATCACGTTCTCGAGAAAAGAGGTGTCTATGGCGGACTGAGTAATGTTGTCGTAGTACATTCCTGGTTTTGTGTAGAAGTTCACTGTACGACTTACGATAAGACAAGCTAATTCTCGAGGGGATATCCGTGGGCTCGACACCATAGGATACAAAATCTCATGATATGGATACCCCGCAGCCGGCGGGCTCTCCTCAGAACCCACAATGTAGTCGCCCAGATGGCGTATCTCGTATGCCACCTCCAGCATCTGCATCAGCGAGGCGTCAAAGGCGATGATGTCCCACCGGACACCCGCACTCAGCGCGAGAGGCAGCTCCCAGATGCGGATGTGGTTGCCGGTGTTGTCATCATAGGAGACGCCACGCGCGAAGAGGTTCAACCTGTCGCGATAAGCCCGCCAGCCTGCTCCGTGATTCCATATCACCACCATATACTTGCGTGCAGGGAAACTGCGCACTCCCCACTGCAGGAAATCGCGCAGGGTGTTGGGACTGCCCATGTCTACCCCTGTGCCCATATCCACCAGCAGGTTGGAGTTCACCGTTTCGGGGTCGCTGTCTTTGGTCACGTAGTAGCGACGGGTGGTTTTCCAGTCACCGTTGGTGCTGTCGTAGTTCGCAATGCGCTTCCACTGCACCACGATATTCACGTCGCTGGTAGAGCCGAGTTGTTCCATCTCGTTCATATCGTCCACACTGTCCGGCTCCAGATTGTTGGCAGCGTTCATGAACACCAGTATCGTCCACTCGCGGGTGACTGTCTGCACGCCAACGGAGGCGTTTGCTGTGAGCCCCAGAGCATCCACGCTGGCAGTCACCGTCACGCTACCCGGCGCCAGCGCACGCGCAACGCCGTCTGCGCCGAGGTTCACCACGCTGGCGTCACTCACACTCCAGCGCACGGAGGTGCCCGCTGGCAGGAGCAGATAACGCCCCTGCGCGTCTACCCCCAGCACCGACAACGGCAGGATTTGTCCGGGCGTGAGGTTGACGACGTTCGGCAGGATGGCGAGGGCAACGGGCGTGCCTCCGGTAGCAACGTTCAGCCGTTGAATGGTGTTCTGCACAATCTGCACGGTAATATCACCGACTGCGACCGGTGTTCCTGTGGCGTTTTCGTTGTTGTAGACGTTCAGCTGTATCCGGTAAACTCCTGTCTCCAACTGGACGACCCATGCTGTGGAATCCCCGAGGACGCGGTTCAGAACTGCCTCTTGTATCAGTTTGTCCGAGCGATAGAGAGTTGCTCGCACCGCATGAGGCGCGGATGGGTCGCCGCGGTTGCCGGTCCAGGTGATGGTAAGTGCCAAACTCCCCGAACCAGTGGACGACGAGCCCGTGAAGCTGTTAAACATACCACATCCGCACAGGGGTAACAGTAGCAGCGAGACCCCCACGCAAACCAAACCCATACAGATTTTGGTATTAGGCAACACCTGTCGAAGCTGACCTCCTGAATTTTTCATTGAAGGCAGCTTCCCCTCCTTGCTCCCGGAGAGGAGAAGCTGCCTTAGCAACCCGGATTCTTGGATTGCTTATACCACAAGAAGAACGCCTCTTCAAGGCGTCAACGGGCGATCTCCTGGTGGAGAATGCCCATCTCCTTAGGTTGTCCATACAGCTCTGGGTGCAGATACTTCCCCTGCTGTTCCTTAGGCTTCATTTGTTCCGTCAGGAAACCGTATTCCTGTACCCAGCGGTCGTTGCGTATCGCCTCTACCCGCCAGGAAACCTCTGTGTACGGCTTGCTGGTGCGGATTACGAATCGGTTGTTTTGTATCTTGCGTACAACCTTTGCCAGCACGAAGTCGTCGCTGCTGTCAATCACCGTTAACTGGTAGCGAAAGTCGCGGTTGATCGCCTCAAAGTAATCGGGCAGGCATACGACCGCGTAGCCTTGGGCATCAGTGATAATGTTCCCGCTGTAGGCGTTGTATGGTTCGGGGCCTTCCGTGCAGAAGTGATTCAGATATGCTCTGTCCGGTTTCAGCGGATGGTCTATCTGGAAGGACTTGGTACCGCTGGCGGCAAGGTTTCCGGCAGAATATACGCCATAACTGGATGAGGAATCGGTTTGCCCTAGAACTCCGACGTTCACGGTAGCATAGCCGTACACTCCTGCCCCACCTGTGCTGTTGCTGCGCCCGTAAACGCCGTATGCACCTCCTTGGCTCGCAGTTGCATATCCGTACACCCCTCGCCCGTCGACGCTGTCACTACGTCCGTACACCCCAAAAGTTTGTCCCCTGTCGGGGGTAGCGGTCGCATAGCCGTAGATACCGGCCCAAGGGGCTGTACCGTACACTGCTGTACCTCCGGGGCTGTTGCTTCGGAAGTAGCCTCCGTATGCGCTGCCGCTGGTAGCACTGCCGTAACCGTAGACACCGGCACCATCAGGACTGTTACTTTGCCCAGACACACCGTACGTATACCCGCTGGAGGCGTTAGCCAACCCTGCCACACCTATTCCCGCACTGCTGGCACTCTCGAACAAACCTCCGTATGTGTAGCCAGTAGTTGCCGTTGCTACACCACGTACACCTTTGCCACCGGTGCTCTCGCTCTGGAACCAACCACCGTATGTGCCTCCGCTTGTGGCTGTTGCATGTCCTACTACGCCTTTGCCTGAACTACTGTAGCTTCTTCCATATACACCGTACGTGTAGCCACTGGAAGCGGTTGCTAATCCAAACACTCCCATCCCGGCGGTACTAGCACTTTCGAACCAACCGCCATAAGAAACACCGCTAGTAGCAGTGTGTCTGCCAAAGATGGCACGGGAGCTTAGCGAGGTTTCCACATGCAGCAGATATACTGGGTTCGATGTACCTACTCCCACATTCCCGTTTGTGTAGTAGATATCGCTTCCAGATTGCTGCCATTGCGCGATCGCTGTTGGGGAGCATAGTGTAAAGAGAAGCAGGATCAACCCCCCCCTGCAAGTATAGTCGTTTTCACTGTTTTTTTCCTCCTTTATAGATAGTAGGATTACGGGAATTCCCCGCATGTGCTATTGAGATATTATCATCATAAGTCAAGCTTTGTCAACAGGACAGCAATGGCCCATGGCAAATGGCTTGTAACGCCTCTCAACTAACGACAGACGTCTCGCTGGGTAATCACGACGTCTACCACCAAAGGCTGGTTCGTCTCGGTGATATTGACAGTCTGGCGAACCTCCAGACAGACCGCATTGGTCATCTTTCTTGCTTTGAGCACATACCTCCCCAGTGGCACCCAGAAGCGGAACTCGCCGCTGGGCTGGGTGATAACCATGCTGTCCACCTGCGACTGCGTGTCCGCGTCCAGCAGCTGCACGCTGGTTCCCACCGGACTGTCGCCGCCTTGAAGCGTCACCGTGCCGCGCAGGTTGTAGGGACCACCCGGCGGTTCGTTGCTCACCGGCGGGGCAATGCGTATTTCGCCCAGGTCGTTGTCGCCCGGTGCGAGCGGAGGGTCTATCGCAAATACCTTCTTCTCGAAACCGATGGCTTCTACCGTTCCCCTGGTCGGTTTGTGCGACCAGACGGTCGAACACAAAGCTGCCCGTCTGGCTGGTCAACGTGCTGAACGCGCCGATGGTCACTTTCGCGCCCTGCACGGGCTGCCCCGTCTCGGCGGAAACCACCCTGCCGGTGGCACGGGCGATGCCTGTATTCGGACCGATGTACACCTCTCCGATATACACTGTACCACTGCTGGGCAGAGGGGGCAGCGGGAAGGTCACTGCGGTGTCGGAAGAACCTTGCGGAGGGTTAATCGTGCCTTCGGTAGTGGTGGATGGCACCCCTACCACCTCGAAGTTGTAGTCCTTGCCCTCGGCGTTTTGTTGGAGCTGGTCGGTGACCTGTACGGTTTTGCCCGCGATGGTCACGCTCGTGCCGGTGTCTGGCAGCCCACGTGTGTCGGAGCGTTTGACCAGTCCCTGGATCGTGACTGCACCACCGCCCCCACCCCCGCCGCCAC from Armatimonadota bacterium includes the following:
- a CDS encoding esterase, translating into MGNASRWKKVQTLLEQGIPSQIYSCCVAVVGDSRSIWHTVSAGLADPEKQTPVDTATLFDLASLTKPVACASSVMALVEEGALQLEAPVSSIIEEAPAWFKRVRLRHLLTHTSGLPAWKPFYEQAQGDALVQAVLQTPPLRLPEVEYEYSDLNYILLGEIVRRATGKSLDDYARERIFLPVGMTSTLYNPGEELLHRVAATANCPWRRGQILRGQVHDANAWAMGGVSGHAGLFSTADDLARFCQALLRGGDDVLGRMTVEQMFRNQIAGIGGQSFGWFTHPNDMLPRANLLPESCIGHSGFTGTALLLNRQPEFFIVLLSNRVYCAYEGDKWLPYRRRILNAVSTLIK
- a CDS encoding arsenite S-adenosylmethyltransferase — protein: MTTSRIDPTTIRKAVRDRYGRIAQQAAQGAGCCAPSTSTSCCEEACVEDPTRLGYTPEELAQIPQEAASSSLGCGAPVKIANIQQGEVVLDLGSGGGIDAFLAARLVGSSGLVYGLDMTDEMIALATRNAEKAGITNVRFIKGEIEAIPLPDASVDVIISNCVLNLVPDKARAFREIWRVLKPGGRLAISDIVVDRGFDDLPIAEEQVRAALSWTGCVAGALSIDAYRQMLEEAGFKEPNITLKYRYLRDDLSALPEALRVLPEELQRTLLSRICSADITAVKE
- a CDS encoding ferritin; amino-acid sequence: MLISPELNKAFNEEIGRELFASHQYIAIASYFDGRALKKLAALFFKQSEEEREHAMKFVEYLNDVSGKVEVPAIEAPKSDFQSAEEAVSLALQWELEVTKHINDLMTMAIEQKDYAAQEFLDWFVKEQVEEVSTMQDLLQIVQQVGEHYLIMVEAYLSHGAGE